One Salvia splendens isolate huo1 chromosome 22, SspV2, whole genome shotgun sequence DNA segment encodes these proteins:
- the LOC121787665 gene encoding aspartic proteinase PCS1-like, whose product MASYTFLSLLLFSLLLSTFHPSLQQNTLHGSFPLTSAPLSDTSAFKARYLSTLAAKKAAAAPFGYNFHSSFKYSMALIVSLPIGTPPQTQKMVVDTGSQLSWIQCHRKSPRQQPPQAPFDPSLSSSFSVLPCNHPLCKPRIPDFTLPTTCDQNRLCHYSYFYADGTLAEGNLVREKFTFSISQSTPPLILGCATDSGEAEGILGMNLGRLSFISQAKVPKFSYCVPLRTRRNTVSPTGGFYLGHNPNSNTFKYIKLLTFPKSQQTPNFDPLAYTVGLAGIKIGGKKLNISAAVFHPDATGSGQAMIDSGTQYTFLVDAAYARVREEVVRLAGPKLKKGYVYGGSLDMCFDGDAAEIGRSIGDMAFEFDNGAEIVINKERILDEVGDGVHCVAIGRSESLGVASNIIGNFHQQNLWVEFDMNNRQIGFGAADCSKSA is encoded by the coding sequence ATGGCTTCCTACACCTTCCTCTCTCTCCTCCTCTTCTCACTACTACTCTCCACTTTCCACCCCTCTCTTCAACAAAACACACTCCATGGCTCCTTCCCGCTCACTTCCGCTCCCCTTTCCGACACCTCCGCTTTCAAAGCGAGGTATTTATCAACTCTCGCAGCGAAGAAGGCCGCCGCGGCGCCGTTCGGATACAACTTCCACTCCTCGTTCAAGTACTCAATGGCCCTGATCGTCTCGCTCCCAATCGGCACGCCGCCGCAGACGCAGAAGATGGTGGTGGACACCGGCAGCCAGCTCTCCTGGATTCAGTGCCACCGGAAATCCCCTCGCCAGCAGCCTCCTCAGGCACCCTTTGACCCCTCCctctcctcctccttctccgtCCTCCCCTGCAACCACCCCCTCTGCAAGCCCCGGATTCCCGATTTCACCCTCCCCACCACTTGCGACCAGAACCGCCTCTGCCACTACTCCTACTTCTACGCCGACGGCACCCTCGCCGAAGGCAATCTCGTCAGAGAAAAATTCACTTTCTCCATTTCCCAATCTACCCCTCCCCTCATCCTCGGCTGCGCCACCGACTCTGGCGAGGCCGAGGGCATTCTCGGAATGAACCTCGGACGCCTCTCCTTCATTTCCCAGGCCAAGGTCCCCAAATTCTCCTACTGCGTGCCGCTGCGAACGCGCCGCAACACGGTCTCCCCGACCGGTGGCTTTTACCTAGGCCACAATCCCAATTCAAATACATTTAAGTACATCAAACTTTTGACTTTCCCCAAAAGTCAACAGACCCCCAATTTTGACCCACTGGCCTACACGGTAGGCCTGGCCGGGATCAAAATTGGAGGGAAAAAATTGAACATCTCGGCGGCAGTGTTTCACCCGGACGCTACTGGGTCCGGCCAGGCAATGATTGATTCGGGCACCCAGTACACCTTTCTAGTGGACGCGGCCTATGCCAGGGTGAGGGAGGAAGTCGTGAGGCTAGCGGGTCCGAAATTGAAGAAGGGGTATGTTTACGGAGGGTCGTTGGATATGTGCTTCGACGGGGACGCGGCCGAGATCGGACGGTCGATAGGCGACATGGCTTTCGAATTCGATAATGGCGCGGAGATTGTGATCAATAAAGAGAGGATTTTAGATGAAGTTGGTGACGGTGTGCATTGCGTCGCCATCGGGCGATCGGAATCGTTGGGCGTTGCTAGTAATATTATTGGCAATTTTCATCAGCAAAATCTTTGGGTTGAATTTGATATGAATAATAGGCAAATAGGATTTGGGGCAGCTGATTGTAGCAAGTCGGCATGA